One genomic region from Balneola sp. encodes:
- the rpiB gene encoding ribose 5-phosphate isomerase B, with the protein MIIPIASDHAGYPAKEIAKKLLEEMGHTPVDYGTHSEDSVDYPDFAIKVSELINEGEHELGVLVCGSGQGVCMTANKYPKVRAGLTYSTKAAELTRQHNNANIMCLPGRELDESQIKEILEVWFTTKFEGGRHERRVNKIESLTQK; encoded by the coding sequence ATGATCATCCCTATAGCAAGCGACCACGCTGGATATCCCGCTAAGGAAATTGCTAAAAAGTTACTCGAAGAAATGGGCCATACCCCTGTTGACTATGGCACTCACTCCGAAGATTCCGTCGACTATCCGGACTTTGCCATTAAAGTATCAGAGCTGATAAATGAAGGCGAACACGAACTGGGAGTTTTGGTTTGCGGAAGTGGACAAGGCGTATGTATGACTGCTAATAAATACCCAAAAGTAAGAGCAGGACTCACATACTCTACCAAAGCTGCTGAACTTACACGCCAGCATAATAATGCCAACATTATGTGTTTACCCGGTCGGGAATTGGATGAGTCACAAATCAAAGAAATTCTTGAAGTCTGGTTTACTACCAAATTTGAAGGTGGCCGCCACGAAAGACGCGTTAACAAAATTGAATCCCTAACACAAAAGTAA
- the tatC gene encoding twin-arginine translocase subunit TatC translates to MEGEPPKAKKPANRTDTMSFLDHLEELRWRLVKGLVGVMVGVVIAFIFSDFIVEKVMLGPTRSDFFMYDLLRVDAVNFELQSRRLPGQFFTFWGTLFVTGFIIGSPIFIYQIWAFIEPALESSEKKKTFFSTFFITFFFLLGVSFGYMILVPFALQFFAQFQISDIIRNDFDINEYFSSISMWVVACGVIFQIPVVSYSLSRIGILTPELLKKYRRHSIIFALVVSAMLTPPDPISQILIALPLTVLYELSIWISRYAGRKRKKELDKAISGTD, encoded by the coding sequence ATGGAAGGTGAGCCGCCTAAGGCCAAGAAACCCGCTAACCGTACCGATACCATGTCTTTCCTCGATCATCTTGAAGAACTAAGATGGCGATTGGTTAAAGGACTGGTTGGAGTTATGGTCGGTGTAGTTATAGCCTTCATTTTCTCCGATTTTATTGTTGAAAAAGTAATGCTGGGACCAACACGGTCTGATTTTTTCATGTACGACTTACTTCGGGTTGATGCCGTTAATTTTGAACTCCAAAGCCGAAGATTACCCGGACAGTTTTTCACCTTTTGGGGAACCTTGTTTGTAACCGGGTTCATTATCGGGTCTCCGATATTCATCTATCAGATCTGGGCATTTATTGAGCCGGCTCTTGAATCATCAGAAAAAAAGAAAACCTTCTTTAGCACCTTCTTTATCACCTTTTTCTTTTTGTTGGGTGTAAGTTTTGGGTATATGATTTTAGTTCCCTTTGCTTTGCAGTTTTTTGCTCAGTTCCAGATATCAGACATCATACGTAATGATTTTGACATCAATGAATACTTCAGCTCAATATCTATGTGGGTGGTAGCCTGTGGGGTTATTTTTCAGATTCCGGTGGTCAGTTATTCCCTTTCTAGAATTGGGATATTAACCCCGGAACTCCTCAAAAAATATCGCCGGCACTCCATTATATTTGCCCTAGTCGTCTCTGCGATGCTAACTCCCCCCGACCCTATTTCACAGATCCTTATAGCATTACCGTTAACTGTGCTGTATGAACTTTCCATTTGGATAAGCCGCTACGCTGGCCGTAAACGGAAGAAGGAACTTGATAAAGCAATTTCGGGCACCGACTAA
- the glyA gene encoding serine hydroxymethyltransferase (catalyzes the reaction of glycine with 5,10-methylenetetrahydrofolate to form L-serine and tetrahydrofolate) has translation MKSLQEQDSEIFSLLEKEADRQNYNLELIASENFASKATIAAMGSTLTNKYAEGYPGKRYYGGCEFVDVVENHAIERAKKLFGADWVNVQPHSGATANAAVYLACMKPGDTLLGFDLSHGGHLTHGSPVNFSGINYNAEFYGVNKETGRLDMNVIRDRALEVKPTMISIGASAYTRDYDYEAFRSIADEVGALLWMDMAHTAGLIATGNLNDPLPHSHVITTTTHKTLRGPRGGMILVGKDGENTIGVTARKSGRTKNWGEIFDSAVFPGTQGGPLMHVIAAKAVAFGEALQDDFKEYQTQTQKNAKAMGDKFMEMGYDLVSGGTDNHLILIDLRSKGLNGKIAEEALENAAITVNKNMVPFDTESPFVTSGIRIGSPAMTTRGLKEAEFEQIAVLIDKVLQNPENEEIHKSVEQEVRDLCDRFPLYDFVTA, from the coding sequence ATGAAATCCCTGCAAGAGCAAGATTCAGAAATTTTTAGCCTGCTTGAAAAAGAAGCCGATCGTCAGAATTATAACTTAGAATTAATTGCTTCCGAGAACTTTGCTTCTAAAGCCACTATAGCGGCCATGGGAAGTACCTTAACCAACAAGTATGCTGAAGGCTATCCTGGGAAGAGATACTATGGAGGTTGTGAGTTTGTTGATGTGGTTGAGAATCACGCAATTGAACGAGCTAAAAAGCTTTTCGGAGCAGATTGGGTAAACGTTCAGCCACATTCCGGTGCTACGGCAAATGCAGCTGTTTATCTCGCCTGTATGAAACCGGGTGATACGCTTTTGGGATTTGACCTTTCACACGGCGGGCACCTTACACATGGATCTCCAGTAAACTTTTCAGGCATCAACTATAATGCTGAGTTTTATGGAGTAAACAAGGAAACCGGTCGCCTCGATATGAATGTAATCCGTGACCGGGCACTGGAAGTTAAGCCAACCATGATTTCAATCGGAGCTTCAGCTTACACCAGAGACTATGACTACGAAGCTTTCCGGAGTATCGCAGATGAAGTTGGTGCCCTGCTCTGGATGGATATGGCACATACTGCAGGACTTATAGCCACCGGCAATCTTAACGATCCCCTGCCTCATTCTCACGTAATCACTACAACTACACACAAAACATTACGCGGACCACGTGGCGGAATGATTTTAGTAGGGAAAGATGGAGAAAACACGATTGGAGTAACCGCACGCAAATCCGGGAGAACCAAGAACTGGGGTGAAATTTTTGACTCAGCAGTTTTTCCAGGAACCCAAGGCGGTCCGCTGATGCACGTTATTGCCGCTAAAGCCGTAGCCTTTGGAGAAGCACTTCAGGATGACTTTAAAGAGTACCAGACACAAACCCAGAAAAATGCCAAGGCTATGGGCGATAAGTTCATGGAAATGGGATACGATTTGGTAAGTGGCGGTACTGACAATCACCTTATACTGATTGACCTTAGGAGTAAAGGATTGAATGGTAAGATTGCTGAAGAGGCTCTGGAAAATGCAGCCATCACAGTAAATAAGAATATGGTACCATTCGATACAGAAAGCCCATTTGTAACTTCCGGTATCCGAATCGGCTCCCCTGCTATGACAACTCGCGGACTAAAAGAAGCAGAATTTGAACAAATCGCGGTGTTGATCGACAAAGTATTACAGAACCCGGAAAACGAAGAAATTCACAAATCAGTAGAGCAGGAAGTACGTGATTTGTGCGATCGTTTCCCTCTCTATGATTTTGTAACTGCATAA